In Bacillus sp. BGMRC 2118, a genomic segment contains:
- a CDS encoding GNAT family N-acetyltransferase — protein sequence MEKTILHDIEALETERLILRKLREDDILEIFEYGSNDEVTKYVSWNTYQTIEDAKVFLDHILTQYEQGAGAFWGIEDKKSNKLIGTIDFVSWNQKHKKAEIGYILSQDYWGKGIMTEAVQAVIKFGFKRMNLVRIEARCLVENIGSEKVMQKAGMHYEGLLRKSMFLKEIHRDIKLYAILKEDFMS from the coding sequence ATGGAAAAAACGATATTACATGACATAGAAGCTCTAGAAACAGAGCGACTCATATTAAGGAAACTGAGAGAAGACGATATCCTTGAAATATTTGAATATGGGTCAAATGATGAAGTTACCAAATATGTAAGCTGGAATACCTACCAAACGATTGAGGATGCAAAGGTTTTTTTAGACCATATATTAACACAATATGAACAAGGTGCAGGAGCATTTTGGGGGATTGAGGATAAGAAAAGTAACAAATTAATTGGGACAATTGACTTTGTTTCCTGGAACCAAAAACATAAAAAAGCTGAAATCGGTTATATTCTATCCCAGGATTACTGGGGTAAGGGCATAATGACAGAAGCAGTTCAGGCGGTCATAAAGTTTGGTTTTAAAAGAATGAATCTAGTACGAATTGAAGCAAGGTGCTTAGTAGAAAACATAGGCTCAGAGAAAGTCATGCAAAAAGCGGGAATGCACTATGAAGGTTTGTTACGAAAATCAATGTTCTTAAAGGAAATACACCGCGATATTAAACTTTATGCGATCTTAAAAGAAGATTTCATGTCTTGA
- a CDS encoding alpha/beta hydrolase, which translates to MTLAGIARNTLGIIMFPFTIWNVTQNKRNKVLPPGKIVRTNQSDIHVLVTGEGPVTVILEAGYSSTSIDWCYVQPELSTFARVLSYDRGNYGWSKTKRKTMSTLDHVEELREVLHKLDIKPPYVLVGHSYGGLSMRLFASMYPDEVSGLVLEDAAHENYYVMSNENKKRIQTFKRLVTMGYVTSLMGLPRLLKQKVGRKFLSAKYNDSLNYTGYTLGAYQAAYREYRDSSLSAKQLFESRSLNKNLPVVVISAKNDSLQWNEHQQLLAKLTNQTTHIQAQTGHSVHLEDPELVINSILKLVNNHSKIKTL; encoded by the coding sequence ATGACACTAGCAGGGATTGCTCGAAATACACTTGGAATTATTATGTTTCCATTCACAATATGGAATGTTACTCAAAACAAAAGAAATAAGGTTTTACCTCCTGGAAAAATCGTTCGAACAAATCAATCGGATATTCATGTGCTCGTAACCGGTGAGGGTCCTGTTACAGTTATTTTAGAAGCCGGGTATAGTTCAACATCAATAGACTGGTGCTATGTACAACCGGAACTATCAACGTTTGCTAGAGTACTATCTTATGACAGAGGTAATTATGGATGGAGTAAGACAAAAAGAAAGACTATGAGCACTCTAGATCATGTAGAAGAATTAAGAGAAGTATTACATAAGCTAGATATAAAACCACCTTACGTATTAGTTGGTCATTCCTATGGTGGTCTTTCGATGAGGTTATTTGCCAGTATGTATCCTGATGAAGTGTCCGGTCTAGTATTGGAGGATGCTGCACATGAAAATTACTATGTCATGTCAAATGAAAATAAGAAACGAATCCAAACATTCAAAAGACTGGTTACAATGGGGTATGTGACTTCATTGATGGGGCTACCCAGATTATTGAAACAAAAGGTAGGACGAAAATTTTTAAGTGCTAAATATAATGATTCACTTAACTATACTGGATATACATTAGGTGCGTATCAAGCAGCATACCGTGAATATAGAGATAGTTCGCTTTCTGCGAAACAACTCTTTGAGTCTAGGTCATTAAACAAGAACTTACCAGTAGTTGTGATCAGTGCAAAAAATGATTCCTTACAATGGAATGAACATCAACAGCTGCTCGCCAAACTTACGAATCAAACGACACATATTCAAGCTCAGACAGGTCATTCTGTTCACTTAGAGGACCCGGAACTCGTCATTAACTCAATATTGAAACTAGTAAACAATCACTCTAAAATAAAAACTTTATAG
- a CDS encoding phosphotransferase, with protein MNISDELKSTLVAIHREKGKQWIHELSHLMERIEKKYAITFTTTPSFKLSYNYVVPAVTSEGKKVVVKMSVPNIELEREAEWLKDNQSEQVVKMLDYDQKEGYLLLEQLYPGVSLSHINDDTKAVDIAATLMKSIRKEPRAGHSYSSIGDWVKGLERIRENFHGKTVSINCELVDLAEERFHYLLSTMEQSVLLHGDLHQDNILLSHTGWKMIDPKGVIGEREVEVIPFLRNNLWKHERPKSVLENRVNHFCHLLGLHRERILLWGFSLSILSAWWLIEDGQSQESVEQTLLLAQLFNDLLNS; from the coding sequence ATGAATATATCAGATGAATTAAAATCAACACTAGTAGCTATTCATAGAGAAAAGGGAAAACAATGGATCCATGAGTTATCGCATTTAATGGAGCGTATTGAAAAGAAATATGCCATTACCTTTACAACAACCCCCTCTTTTAAGTTGTCATATAATTATGTCGTACCAGCTGTCACTTCTGAAGGAAAAAAAGTTGTAGTTAAAATGTCAGTGCCGAACATTGAGTTAGAACGTGAGGCAGAGTGGCTAAAAGATAACCAAAGTGAACAAGTTGTTAAAATGCTAGACTATGATCAAAAAGAAGGGTATTTACTCTTGGAACAGTTATATCCAGGAGTTTCGTTAAGCCATATAAATGATGATACTAAAGCAGTGGATATCGCAGCTACCTTAATGAAGTCAATTAGGAAAGAACCAAGAGCTGGGCATTCTTATTCTTCCATAGGAGATTGGGTTAAAGGGTTAGAGAGAATTAGAGAGAACTTCCATGGTAAGACGGTTTCTATTAATTGTGAATTAGTAGATTTGGCAGAGGAGAGGTTTCACTATTTACTCTCTACAATGGAACAATCTGTATTGTTGCACGGTGATTTGCATCAAGATAATATTTTGTTATCACATACTGGTTGGAAAATGATTGATCCTAAAGGGGTGATCGGAGAGAGAGAAGTAGAAGTGATACCTTTTCTTCGGAACAATCTATGGAAACATGAACGCCCTAAGTCTGTATTAGAGAATCGAGTCAATCATTTTTGTCATTTACTTGGATTACATAGAGAAAGAATATTACTTTGGGGGTTTTCACTATCTATTTTATCAGCATGGTGGCTTATTGAAGACGGTCAATCTCAAGAATCAGTGGAGCAAACGTTACTTTTAGCACAACTATTTAATGATTTGTTGAACAGTTAA
- a CDS encoding (S)-benzoin forming benzil reductase, with translation MNYYIVTGASRGLGQSVVNLLLKKENTVFGVSRSVNQELIQKAKDLEVTLHWHTVNVGEIKESEDVLHTIFENINYDHCNSITLINNAGIIEPISTVGTMKSNQISLNVQTNLVAPMVWTNLFIEKTASQNVKKTIVNVSSGAANKPYSGWSAYCSTKAGVDMFTKTVGLEQKKEENPTTVISFSPGIMDTNMQTTIRSKSKEQFETIDIFKNYKEEGMLRTTEYVGSVLLNLLNSPNIENGRVYDIKQLI, from the coding sequence ATGAACTACTATATCGTTACAGGAGCATCGAGGGGACTTGGACAATCTGTTGTAAACCTTTTGTTAAAAAAGGAGAATACTGTTTTCGGTGTATCGCGTTCTGTTAATCAAGAGTTAATACAAAAAGCAAAAGATTTAGAAGTGACGTTACATTGGCATACTGTGAACGTTGGGGAAATAAAAGAGTCCGAGGATGTACTTCATACCATATTTGAGAACATCAATTATGATCATTGTAATTCGATCACACTCATTAATAATGCTGGAATAATTGAACCAATTTCGACTGTTGGTACAATGAAGTCCAATCAAATTTCATTGAACGTGCAAACAAATTTAGTAGCACCTATGGTGTGGACAAACTTATTTATAGAGAAGACAGCGTCTCAAAATGTAAAAAAAACAATTGTTAATGTTTCTAGCGGAGCTGCAAACAAGCCATATTCAGGCTGGAGTGCTTATTGTTCTACAAAAGCAGGAGTCGATATGTTTACGAAAACAGTGGGACTTGAACAGAAGAAAGAGGAAAATCCTACGACGGTGATTTCTTTTTCACCGGGTATTATGGATACGAATATGCAAACCACAATCCGTTCCAAATCGAAGGAACAGTTTGAGACGATTGATATTTTTAAAAATTATAAAGAAGAAGGTATGCTTCGAACAACAGAGTATGTCGGTTCAGTTTTACTAAATCTGTTGAACTCACCAAACATTGAAAATGGAAGGGTGTACGATATTAAACAATTGATTTAA
- a CDS encoding manganese catalase family protein, with amino-acid sequence MFYHIKELQYNAKPSRPDPVFAKKLQEVLGGQYGEISVMMQYLFQGFNCRAEGKYRDLLLDIGTEEIAHVEMLATMISRLLDNAPVGDQEAAYASDPAIAAIMGGMNPQHAIVSGLGAMPVDSVGNRWTAAYIGASGNLIADFRANLTAESQGRLQVSRLYNMTDDPAVRDMLSFLIARDTAHQNQWIAAIAELEAREGDVVVPTTFPRELEKQAVAYDLYNLSRGEASSQGNWAQGPAPDGRGVFQYVSQPVPYGPKPKLIPAPPYVFNTPPPMMK; translated from the coding sequence TTGTTTTATCATATTAAAGAACTGCAATATAATGCAAAACCGTCACGTCCAGATCCAGTATTTGCAAAAAAATTACAGGAAGTATTAGGTGGACAGTACGGAGAGATATCAGTAATGATGCAATACTTATTTCAAGGATTTAATTGTCGTGCAGAAGGTAAGTATCGTGATCTGCTGCTTGATATAGGGACAGAAGAGATTGCACATGTTGAAATGTTAGCAACTATGATTTCACGTCTGTTAGATAATGCTCCGGTAGGTGATCAAGAGGCAGCCTATGCGAGCGATCCAGCAATTGCAGCTATCATGGGAGGTATGAACCCTCAACATGCCATTGTTAGTGGTCTTGGGGCAATGCCGGTAGATAGTGTTGGAAATAGATGGACAGCAGCATATATTGGTGCTAGTGGGAACTTAATTGCTGACTTTAGAGCAAATCTAACTGCAGAGTCACAAGGCAGACTACAAGTATCTCGATTATATAATATGACAGATGACCCAGCTGTCAGAGATATGCTTTCCTTCTTAATTGCTCGTGATACAGCACATCAAAATCAATGGATTGCTGCGATTGCTGAATTAGAAGCACGAGAAGGAGATGTTGTTGTGCCGACAACATTCCCAAGAGAGTTAGAAAAACAAGCAGTTGCATACGACTTATATAACTTGTCACGCGGTGAAGCAAGCAGTCAAGGTAATTGGGCACAAGGACCTGCTCCAGATGGTCGCGGAGTATTCCAATATGTATCACAACCTGTACCATATGGTCCAAAACCAAAATTAATTCCTGCTCCACCATATGTGTTCAATACACCTCCACCAATGATGAAATAA
- a CDS encoding NUDIX domain-containing protein, translating into MQPPKHIVSAAAIVLNEKNELLLIKGPRRGWEMPGGQVEEGESLRDAAVRETKEESGIDIEVIKFCGIFQNVDRSICNTLFLAKATGGELTTTPESLEVGFFPIQVALEKVTHSNFRQRIEHCLKEDAHPFLVEF; encoded by the coding sequence ATGCAACCACCAAAACATATTGTGTCAGCTGCAGCCATTGTTCTAAATGAAAAGAATGAACTGTTACTAATCAAAGGACCACGTCGTGGTTGGGAAATGCCTGGTGGACAGGTTGAAGAAGGGGAATCTCTTAGAGATGCTGCAGTCAGAGAAACAAAAGAAGAATCAGGTATTGATATTGAAGTGATAAAGTTTTGTGGCATATTTCAGAATGTAGATAGAAGTATATGTAATACATTATTTTTAGCAAAAGCAACAGGGGGAGAGTTAACAACAACTCCCGAAAGCCTGGAAGTAGGCTTTTTCCCAATCCAAGTAGCATTGGAAAAAGTAACTCACTCCAATTTCAGACAAAGAATTGAACATTGCCTGAAAGAAGATGCTCATCCTTTTTTAGTTGAATTTTAA
- a CDS encoding peptide ABC transporter substrate-binding protein, whose amino-acid sequence MKERGSLSKRKWLPLVALTLVLSLFLAACSGGNETTKPEKSGSGDDGKTEVKEEQVLNIIDTAEIPTMDSIQGTDAVAFQVMSEVFEGLYRLGENMTPVPGIAESHTVSEDGLVYTFKLRDAVWSNDAPVTAKDFVYSWQKAVDPASASQYAFIMGDIKNANKINAGEITDLNELGVKAEDDKTLVVTLERPTPYFLSLTTFATFLPQNEEFRTAQGENYGLEVENLIYNGPFTLSEWKHEEGWVYSKNEKYWDKENVKLDTINVKVVKDPATAVSLYETGQIDRVGLSAEYVDKYSSDPNYKTYGEPTLFYLKLNQKSESLANLDVRMALNLAIDKEGLADVILNNGSSAAYFAVPAEFVTHPETGEDFRAKHGDFNKTDKEKAAEHWKKGLEALGKEKVSIGYLTGDTEVAKKIDEYIKNQLESTLPGLTIELQQVPFKQRLELDEAMDYEIQNAGWGPDYQDAMTFSDLWLTDGGHNKMAYSNPEYDKLINDAKTTLAADPVKRFEALQEAERILLEEDAALVPLYQRGTAQLWQPYVKNVFVNSFGPDYSYKWAYIEGKAK is encoded by the coding sequence ATGAAAGAAAGAGGCAGTCTATCAAAAAGGAAATGGTTACCCTTAGTAGCTCTAACATTGGTACTAAGTTTATTTCTAGCTGCTTGTAGTGGTGGAAATGAAACTACCAAACCTGAGAAATCAGGATCAGGTGATGATGGGAAAACAGAAGTAAAGGAAGAACAAGTTCTAAACATCATTGACACAGCAGAAATTCCAACAATGGATTCAATCCAAGGTACAGATGCTGTAGCATTCCAAGTTATGTCTGAAGTATTCGAAGGACTATACAGACTTGGTGAAAACATGACTCCAGTTCCTGGTATTGCTGAAAGCCACACTGTAAGTGAAGATGGATTAGTTTACACATTCAAACTTCGTGATGCAGTATGGTCAAACGATGCTCCTGTAACAGCTAAGGATTTCGTTTACTCTTGGCAAAAAGCAGTTGATCCTGCTAGTGCTTCTCAATATGCATTCATTATGGGTGACATCAAGAACGCTAACAAAATCAACGCTGGTGAAATCACTGACTTAAATGAATTAGGTGTTAAAGCTGAAGACGATAAGACTTTAGTCGTAACTCTTGAAAGACCAACACCATACTTCTTATCATTAACAACATTTGCTACATTCTTACCGCAAAACGAAGAGTTCCGTACAGCTCAAGGCGAAAACTACGGACTTGAAGTTGAAAACTTAATCTACAACGGACCATTCACATTATCTGAGTGGAAGCATGAAGAAGGTTGGGTTTACTCTAAGAACGAAAAGTACTGGGATAAAGAAAACGTAAAACTTGATACAATCAATGTTAAAGTTGTTAAAGACCCAGCTACTGCTGTAAGTTTATATGAAACTGGTCAAATCGACCGTGTAGGATTATCTGCTGAATACGTTGATAAGTATTCTTCTGATCCAAACTATAAAACATATGGTGAGCCGACACTTTTTTACCTAAAGCTTAACCAAAAGAGTGAATCACTTGCTAACTTAGATGTTCGTATGGCATTAAACCTTGCAATCGATAAAGAAGGATTAGCTGATGTAATCCTAAACAACGGTTCAAGTGCTGCGTACTTTGCAGTACCAGCTGAATTTGTTACACACCCGGAAACTGGTGAAGACTTCCGTGCTAAGCATGGTGACTTCAACAAGACTGACAAAGAAAAAGCTGCTGAACACTGGAAGAAGGGTCTAGAGGCTCTTGGGAAAGAGAAGGTTTCTATCGGATATCTAACTGGAGATACTGAAGTAGCGAAGAAGATTGATGAGTACATTAAAAATCAATTAGAATCTACTCTTCCTGGTTTAACAATTGAACTTCAACAAGTGCCATTCAAGCAACGTTTAGAGCTTGATGAAGCAATGGATTATGAAATTCAAAACGCAGGATGGGGTCCTGACTATCAAGATGCTATGACATTCTCTGACTTATGGTTGACTGATGGTGGTCACAACAAGATGGCTTACTCAAACCCTGAGTATGATAAGTTAATCAACGATGCTAAGACAACTTTAGCTGCAGACCCAGTTAAACGTTTCGAAGCTCTACAAGAAGCAGAGCGCATCCTTCTTGAAGAAGATGCTGCGCTAGTTCCACTTTACCAACGTGGTACTGCTCAATTATGGCAGCCATATGTGAAGAACGTATTTGTAAACTCATTTGGACCTGACTACAGCTACAAGTGGGCTTATATCGAAGGTAAAGCAAAATAA
- a CDS encoding ABC transporter permease, with translation MKCPNLSCSRSSCSNLTHVFFTNFIYTWYNSRTILNSEGVMTTSKLLLRLSISYLLLCIFIVAFILLPREPQYISQSQFHHEVKYDFSIEAYKKKLIQFYTYVIENKGFGKAPEGITYLELLQRYTSRSLHLIIPAFFLSLTISFMYCIIEMRRRISTNKQNLSNPFGLLFTLPDFFIFILVQYVFITLGNMYNMNLDLFGNDRWFHFILPSIILSLYPMYYLSKVMMTILMKEMQKDYITTARAKGTINSRIIRLHMLRNSLRSILSHVFISFIYLVSSLPIIELLSAYDGLGYQLIQAIKGYDDLKAITFVIPFISIIFIVKLLVDVIWQFMVGAAEGGDTSRD, from the coding sequence ATGAAATGTCCGAATCTGTCATGTTCACGTTCATCATGTTCGAATTTGACACATGTATTTTTTACCAATTTTATATATACATGGTATAATAGTCGTACTATTCTGAATTCGGAGGGCGTAATGACAACTTCAAAGCTTCTTCTTCGTCTTTCTATATCCTACTTGTTACTATGCATTTTTATAGTAGCGTTCATACTATTACCACGGGAGCCACAATATATATCTCAATCACAGTTTCATCATGAAGTGAAATATGACTTCAGTATAGAGGCATACAAAAAAAAGCTAATCCAATTTTACACATATGTAATTGAAAATAAAGGGTTTGGGAAAGCCCCAGAAGGCATTACCTACCTTGAGCTATTACAACGTTACACGTCTAGAAGTTTACATTTAATCATTCCTGCATTTTTTCTATCCCTCACCATCAGCTTTATGTATTGCATCATTGAAATGAGAAGAAGAATTTCAACAAACAAACAGAATCTATCAAATCCCTTTGGGTTATTATTTACCTTGCCAGATTTTTTTATATTTATCTTAGTTCAATACGTGTTTATCACGCTAGGAAATATGTATAATATGAACCTTGACCTGTTTGGAAATGATCGATGGTTTCACTTCATTCTTCCATCTATTATCCTATCTCTATATCCTATGTACTATTTATCAAAGGTAATGATGACGATACTGATGAAAGAAATGCAAAAAGATTATATTACTACTGCTCGTGCAAAAGGAACCATAAATTCTCGCATCATCCGATTACATATGTTACGAAACAGCTTACGTTCGATTTTAAGCCATGTATTTATATCATTTATTTATTTAGTTTCCAGTCTACCTATTATTGAATTATTATCTGCATATGACGGTTTAGGTTACCAGTTAATCCAGGCAATAAAAGGTTATGATGACTTAAAAGCCATTACATTTGTTATTCCCTTTATTTCAATTATTTTTATCGTTAAGTTGTTGGTAGATGTTATATGGCAGTTCATGGTAGGAGCAGCTGAAGGAGGGGATACATCTCGTGATTAA
- the lepB gene encoding signal peptidase I: MQQAIHEIWGWVKSLSIAVIVVVILHSFIFSPTLVSGESMMPTLHDRDRMIISKIGELERFDIVVFHATEEKDYIKRIVGLPGDRIEYRNDVLYINGKAYDEPYLQPYKEQLNETTVEGPLTEDFTLIEKIGQDTVPDGMVFVMGDNRRNSIDSRHPSLGVVSMEEIIGKTNIIYWPIKDMQVIE; the protein is encoded by the coding sequence ATGCAACAAGCCATACATGAAATATGGGGATGGGTGAAGAGTCTATCAATTGCAGTTATTGTTGTGGTTATTCTTCATAGTTTCATTTTTTCTCCGACATTAGTCTCTGGAGAATCTATGATGCCGACATTACATGATCGAGATCGAATGATTATTAGTAAAATAGGTGAATTAGAACGTTTTGATATTGTAGTTTTTCATGCAACAGAAGAAAAGGATTATATAAAGAGAATCGTCGGCTTACCCGGTGACAGGATTGAGTATAGAAATGATGTCTTATACATTAACGGAAAGGCTTACGATGAGCCATACCTACAGCCATATAAAGAACAATTAAATGAAACTACGGTTGAAGGGCCTTTAACAGAGGATTTCACACTAATAGAAAAAATAGGTCAAGATACTGTCCCAGATGGTATGGTTTTTGTCATGGGAGATAATAGACGTAACAGTATCGATAGCAGACATCCAAGTCTGGGTGTAGTATCAATGGAAGAAATTATTGGGAAAACGAATATCATCTACTGGCCAATTAAGGATATGCAAGTAATAGAGTAA
- a CDS encoding AbrB family transcriptional regulator, with the protein MLSSLRKIVISVFVGVMGGIVFTLLYLPLAWMLGSLFAIVIWKLVLKKEAHIHSSMRNGSLVIIGYMLGISFTYDTLIQMAKMLPAMLISTLLLIGFSILISTFLARFTGINFKTAMIGMMPGGFSQMVILGEELDDVDVTSVTLFQLIRLLSVIYLVPAIVRIDWFSHLGNSTMFELDQMVAANTSEIILFIVVTIFSTWIAVKLKWPTPYLLGPLVGNAIFVISGFTPYHLPEWIIVISQLFLGIHVGIMVDPNKLKNWKRFGVGAVLSSVSLLLSTIVIALFLIWLYPVSLGTSFLSAAPGGIAEMGITAVAIGADLSIVTGFQMFRVFFILLVVPPLLLWIYKRARVRYKKSS; encoded by the coding sequence ATGTTGAGTAGTTTAAGAAAAATAGTTATATCAGTATTTGTTGGAGTAATGGGTGGTATTGTCTTTACACTGTTGTATTTACCGTTAGCATGGATGCTTGGGTCACTGTTTGCGATTGTTATATGGAAGCTGGTGTTGAAAAAGGAAGCTCATATCCATTCGTCAATGAGGAACGGCAGCCTTGTAATTATCGGTTACATGCTTGGCATTTCATTTACATATGATACCTTAATTCAAATGGCAAAGATGCTCCCGGCGATGTTAATCAGTACATTGTTGCTAATAGGCTTTTCAATTTTGATTTCAACTTTTTTGGCTAGATTTACAGGCATTAATTTTAAAACAGCCATGATTGGTATGATGCCTGGTGGTTTTTCACAAATGGTGATACTTGGTGAAGAACTAGATGATGTAGATGTAACAAGTGTAACGTTATTTCAGCTCATACGTTTATTATCAGTGATCTATCTAGTACCCGCAATCGTAAGAATTGATTGGTTTTCTCACCTTGGAAATTCAACGATGTTCGAATTGGACCAAATGGTAGCGGCCAATACCAGTGAAATCATATTATTTATAGTGGTAACCATTTTTTCTACTTGGATTGCTGTGAAACTTAAGTGGCCAACTCCGTATTTACTCGGTCCGTTGGTAGGAAATGCAATTTTTGTAATTTCGGGTTTTACGCCATATCATCTTCCAGAATGGATTATTGTAATTTCTCAACTGTTCTTAGGGATACATGTTGGGATCATGGTAGATCCGAATAAACTAAAAAATTGGAAGAGATTTGGAGTAGGGGCAGTTTTATCAAGTGTTTCTTTACTTCTTTCTACCATTGTAATTGCCTTATTTCTAATATGGCTTTATCCTGTATCTCTCGGTACATCTTTTTTGAGTGCGGCTCCAGGAGGTATTGCAGAAATGGGAATAACTGCTGTTGCGATCGGTGCAGATTTGTCTATTGTTACAGGATTTCAAATGTTTCGCGTGTTTTTTATCCTACTAGTAGTACCACCTCTTCTTTTATGGATATACAAAAGAGCTCGAGTCAGATATAAGAAGAGCTCATAA
- a CDS encoding ABC transporter permease subunit: MIKYVNNIQLLTGILFLIILLYIVVFPTSLPNVDTKLERILYTLGEDKKPIMPPFPPSSENIFGTDHEGKDLYSLLVLGAKETLLYVFFISGLRFLLGIPLSFLAVNKIAKSDSLLKLMNQIFIYVPSIVTIIIFMTLPPILFSDFRPILVVIIITLVELNKVTSTLSDEINKVYQMEYIKAAISLGTNPIQIVRRYVFPQLFPHILVTFSLDIARNFVILAQLGFFQFFISHIHVQDDKGQWSFANTSLMWPNHLGNILSDIRGPIWIPFFATLAITFSIITFNLLANGLSKQFVKKYHY; encoded by the coding sequence GTGATTAAGTATGTTAATAATATACAATTACTTACAGGCATCTTATTTTTAATCATTTTACTCTACATAGTTGTCTTTCCGACGTCATTACCAAATGTTGATACAAAACTTGAACGTATTTTGTATACGCTAGGAGAAGATAAAAAGCCTATTATGCCTCCTTTTCCTCCTTCGTCTGAAAATATATTTGGTACTGATCATGAAGGAAAAGATTTGTATAGTCTACTCGTTTTAGGAGCAAAGGAGACGTTGTTATATGTTTTCTTTATAAGTGGACTTCGCTTTTTACTAGGTATACCTCTTTCCTTTCTGGCTGTAAACAAGATTGCAAAGTCGGATTCATTACTAAAACTGATGAATCAAATCTTCATATATGTGCCATCCATCGTAACAATTATTATTTTCATGACTTTACCACCAATCCTATTTTCTGATTTTAGACCAATTTTAGTAGTAATAATCATAACATTGGTAGAATTAAATAAAGTAACAAGCACTCTCTCAGATGAAATAAATAAGGTATATCAAATGGAATATATAAAAGCTGCGATTTCTCTCGGGACAAATCCAATACAAATAGTGAGAAGATATGTATTCCCTCAATTGTTTCCGCATATCCTGGTTACATTCTCCCTTGATATTGCCCGAAACTTTGTTATTTTAGCTCAACTTGGTTTCTTCCAGTTTTTTATCTCGCACATTCACGTTCAAGATGATAAAGGTCAGTGGAGCTTTGCTAACACTTCACTTATGTGGCCTAATCATTTAGGAAATATCTTAAGCGATATACGAGGACCCATATGGATTCCTTTCTTCGCCACTTTGGCTATAACATTTTCAATCATCACATTTAACCTTCTCGCAAATGGTTTATCCAAGCAATTTGTAAAGAAGTATCATTATTAA